The following coding sequences are from one Mytilus trossulus isolate FHL-02 chromosome 8, PNRI_Mtr1.1.1.hap1, whole genome shotgun sequence window:
- the LOC134682000 gene encoding uncharacterized protein LOC134682000, giving the protein MIMTHIFTFLLFVLMCRSSNAAFTGTLPTGLHSYAQNAIINNHNNVLNSDPNYSGGIYTVPAGQAGTYLVSVTMMSGDDSTHTTLMKNGAIYVWLYTGEKYEMATQTVSMTLVVGDQIRVQMTNKASTLFDVYNTFTVAKIESP; this is encoded by the exons ATGATAATGACTCACATTTTTACTTTCCTCTTGTTTGTGTTGATGTGTCGTTCTAGCAATG cGGCATTTACAGGGACACTACCCACAGGTCTGCATTCATATGCTCAGAATGCTATTATCAATAATCACAACAACGTTCTTAACTCGGATCCGAATTACAGTGGTGGAATATATACTGTTCCTGCAGGACAGGCGGGTACTTACTTGGTGTCTGTTACAATGATGTCAGGCGATGATAGCACTCACACTACTCTTATGAAGAATGGAGCTATTTATGTGTGGCTATATACTggtgaaaaatatgaaatggcAACCCAAACTGTCAGCATGACACTGGTAGTGGGAGACCAGATTCGGGTGCAAATGACCAACAAGGCATCGACTCTCTTTGATGTTTATAACACTTTCACTGTAGCTAAAATTGAGTCACCTTAA
- the LOC134727793 gene encoding uncharacterized protein LOC134727793, with translation MSSKLTVCGVCDYQNINKPSVAWCSECDEGLCEECKVHHAASKATRNHSIVLQSDFQNLPSNVLEITQTCPKHEEKYQIFCRKHDCPCCRLCVVETHNDCKDLNAIEDVIKNVKSSSAFLEMEQLLKELSENLQNIRKDRQKNIKSLTENKTIIEKEVQQARILINNHLDKIQESLMKELFTAEEKEKKKISNLISSIQEKEKEITDYQTTLDRIKKHASDLQTFLVMKHIHRDVTNKEQFLESLIKEEKLNHISITWKNENITETLPTTIKKIGTIILETRAGEAISTSRKLKQAQIMALTAPIPIIDDIKLTLGQTVKTIGNDIKSCCLLADGRMIFSCYLSCKIHVFKTSGILDFTLETGSMTSHIHFIEQSQKLVVTTGPYNQCIKIIDMKNRKTEKSIVVGSEIYGIVHKDGQLFYNGYHGGLRVVSVDGQLSKRLVNVTLKQNSSIAICLHQLYYIGEDDSISCCDLEGGVKWKLEQKPFLSNIRGITVDNYGRVYVSGFWSHNVVVISPDGNKHRLLLSEKDGLQSPQSLFFDQINNKLLITNQQTNAFVYDVSK, from the coding sequence ATGTCGAGTAAATTAACTGTATGTGGAGTATGTGATTATCAGAACATTAACAAACCATCAGTTGCCTGGTGTTCAGAATGTGACGAAGGACTTTGTGAAGAATGTAAAGTGCATCATGCAGCTTCAAAGGCGACCAGAAACCATAGCATTGTCCTACAATCCGATTTCCAAAATCTACCTTCTAATGTATTGGAAATTACTCAAACATGTCCAAAGCACGAAGAAAAATACCAGATATTTTGTAGGAAGCACGATTGTCCATGTTGTAGGCTATGTGTTGTTGAAACACACAACGATTGCAAAGATTTGAACGCGATAGAGGATGTAATTAAGAATGTAAAATCTTCAAGTGCATTCTTAGAGATGGAACAATTATTGAAAGAACTTTCCGAAAATTTGCAGAATATAAGAAAAGATAGacagaaaaacattaaaagtcTGACGGAGAACAAAACAATCATAGAAAAGGAAGTTCAGCAGGCACGAATATTGATTAATAATCATTTGGATAAAATACAGGAAAGTCTGATGAAAGAGCTTTTTACCGCAgaggaaaaggaaaaaaagaaaataagcaaTTTAATATCATCAATACAAGAGAAAGAAAAAGAGATTACAGACTATCAAACTACTCTTGATAGAATAAAAAAGCATGCCTCAGACCTCCAGACATTTTTGGTTATGAAGCACATTCATCGAGATGTCACGAACAAAGAGCAATTTCTGGAATCTCTAATAAAAGAAGAGAAACTGAACCATATTTCAATAACTTGGAAAAACGAAAATATTACGGAGACCCTACCAACTACAATCAAGAAGATAGGAACCATAATATTAGAAACCAGGGCAGGTGAAGCAATATCAACAAGTAGGAAGTTAAAACAAGCACAGATAATGGCGCTTACTGCACCTATTCCTATTATTGATGACATCAAACTTACTTTAGGACAAACCGTGAAAACAATTGGAAATGATATCAAAAGCTGTTGCTTATTAGCTGATGGAAGAATGATTTTTTCATGCTATCTCAGTTGCAAAATTCACGTGTTCAAAACCAGCGGGATTTTGGATTTTACACTTGAGACAGGATCCATGACATCTCATATCCACTTTATCGAACAAAGTCAAAAACTTGTCGTAACAACTGGGCCTTACAACCAATGCATTAAGATTATCGAcatgaaaaacagaaaaactgaGAAATCTATTGTTGTTGGATCAGAGATTTATGGAATTGTTCATAAAGACGGACAATTGTTCTATAATGGATATCATGGTGGGTTGCGTGTTGTAAGTGTAGATGGCCAATTGAGTAAACGGTTGGTAAATGttactttgaaacaaaatagCAGCATTGCAATATGTTTACATCAACTTTATTATATAGGCGAAGATGATTCAATATCATGCTGTGATCTTGAAGGTGGTGTTAAATGGAAATTAGAGCAGAAACCATTCCTTTCAAACATACGAGGCATAACAGTGGACAATTACGGACGTGTTTACGTATCAGGATTTTGGTCTCACAATGTAGTCGTAATTTCACCAGATGGAAACAAACATCGATTACTGCTGTCAGAGAAGGATGGTCTTCAGAGTCCACAGTCTTTGTTCTTCGaccaaataaataacaaattactTATTACAAATCAACAAACTAACGCATTTGTTTATGACGTTTcaaaatga